From the bacterium genome, one window contains:
- a CDS encoding rod shape-determining protein: protein MVRFLNFFSSDLGIDLGTANTCVYVRGKGVVLMEPSIVAINTNTKQIVAVGEEAKKMLGKTPSNIVAMKPMKDGVIADFEACEEMLRYFILKVKTPKHRFVLPPRIVISVPSGITSVERRAVRETALKAGARMALLVEEPMAAAIGVGLPVEEPCGSFILDIGGGTTEMAVISLGGIVLTKSLRVAGNEMEEAIIEYLKKKYNLLIGERTAEEIKIKIGSAYPLEKELSMDVHGRSLVEGLPKVVRINSEEIREALRDTLNIIVNAVRDILEETPPELSSDLIERGLVVAGGGALLKGIDKLISQETKLPVYIPEDPLTAVVRGTGKMLEEEKYFKQIPQE, encoded by the coding sequence ATGGTGAGATTTTTAAACTTTTTTTCAAGTGACCTTGGTATAGACCTTGGTACAGCAAATACCTGTGTTTATGTAAGAGGGAAAGGGGTAGTTTTAATGGAACCATCCATAGTAGCAATAAATACGAATACAAAACAGATTGTTGCTGTTGGAGAAGAAGCGAAAAAAATGCTTGGGAAAACACCTTCAAACATTGTGGCAATGAAACCCATGAAAGACGGAGTTATTGCAGATTTTGAAGCATGTGAAGAAATGTTAAGATATTTTATTCTTAAAGTTAAAACTCCAAAGCATAGATTTGTTTTACCACCGAGAATTGTTATTTCTGTACCTTCTGGAATAACAAGTGTAGAAAGAAGAGCGGTAAGGGAAACAGCGCTTAAAGCAGGAGCAAGGATGGCTCTTCTTGTTGAAGAACCAATGGCTGCAGCAATTGGTGTAGGACTACCTGTTGAAGAACCTTGCGGAAGTTTCATTCTTGATATAGGTGGTGGTACAACAGAAATGGCTGTTATTTCTCTCGGAGGAATAGTTCTTACAAAAAGTTTAAGAGTAGCTGGAAATGAAATGGAAGAAGCAATTATAGAATATTTGAAAAAGAAATATAATCTTTTAATCGGTGAAAGAACTGCGGAAGAAATAAAGATTAAAATTGGTTCAGCTTATCCACTTGAAAAAGAATTATCAATGGATGTTCATGGAAGAAGTTTGGTTGAAGGATTACCTAAGGTTGTAAGAATTAACTCTGAAGAAATAAGAGAAGCGTTAAGGGATACTCTTAATATAATTGTAAATGCAGTGCGTGATATACTTGAAGAGACACCTCCGGAACTTTCAAGCGATTTAATTGAAAGAGGTCTTGTAGTTGCAGGAGGAGGAGCACTTTTAAAAGGCATTGATAAACTTATATCTCAGGAAACGAAACTCCCTGTTTATATACCAGAAGATCCATTAACTGCTGTTGTAAGAGGTACAGGAAAGATGCTTGAAGAAGAAAAATATTTTAAACAGATTCCTCAGGAATAA
- a CDS encoding response regulator has translation MKERILIIEDNREITELIVNILTLNKFIVDYVFSGNEGIEKTKKENYHLVILDLQLPDIDGFKVLEEIKKNNENLPVIILTGFGTTENIVKAIKIGADDFIEKPFDINDFIEKVKKYIKLSSLEKELTEFRLIESILQLNRTIISLSDLDTLLNTVIQIIDNLFSPDRIGIYLYNSENKNYVLKKYKFKNLQQKIKIVYKDSEIKELFREKGFLIEELRDIHNLKILIKGKEKDIGIFEITFKEDRKVKEEEINFFEAFSIQIGIGIENALLLEMLQNSYINAISSLIMSLEAKDKYTKGHSEEVVYYSLLIGKKLGLKDEELEILKNSSYLHDLGKLGIKDDILLKPGKLNKEEFEIIKQHPLITLKILEPLNLRKEEIEACLYHHERIDGSGYPFGLKDEKIPIYAKIIAVADAYSAMTSERPYRNKMSKEEAIEELRRCAGIYFDRDIVELFIEIINQKEEVI, from the coding sequence ATGAAAGAAAGAATACTGATAATTGAAGATAATAGAGAAATAACTGAACTTATAGTGAATATTTTGACTCTTAATAAGTTTATTGTTGATTATGTTTTTTCTGGAAATGAAGGAATTGAAAAAACAAAAAAAGAAAATTATCACCTTGTTATTTTAGACCTGCAATTACCTGATATAGATGGATTTAAAGTTTTAGAAGAAATAAAAAAAAATAATGAAAATCTACCTGTGATTATTCTTACAGGTTTTGGTACAACAGAAAATATTGTTAAAGCAATTAAAATAGGAGCAGATGATTTTATTGAAAAACCATTTGATATAAATGATTTTATAGAAAAGGTTAAGAAATATATAAAATTGAGTAGTTTAGAAAAAGAACTTACAGAATTTAGATTAATAGAATCGATTTTACAATTAAACAGAACAATCATTTCTCTTTCTGATTTGGATACACTTTTGAATACTGTAATTCAAATTATAGATAATTTATTTTCTCCCGACAGAATAGGGATTTATCTTTACAATTCAGAAAATAAAAATTATGTCTTAAAAAAATATAAATTCAAAAATTTACAACAAAAAATAAAAATTGTTTATAAGGATTCCGAAATAAAAGAACTATTTAGAGAAAAAGGTTTTTTAATTGAGGAGTTGAGGGATATACATAATTTAAAGATACTGATAAAAGGAAAGGAAAAAGATATTGGTATTTTTGAAATAACTTTTAAAGAAGATAGAAAAGTTAAAGAAGAAGAAATAAATTTTTTTGAAGCGTTTTCTATTCAGATTGGGATTGGCATAGAAAACGCTCTTTTATTAGAGATGTTACAGAATTCTTATATTAATGCAATTAGTTCTTTAATTATGTCTTTGGAAGCAAAAGATAAATATACAAAGGGACATTCAGAAGAAGTTGTTTATTATTCTTTATTAATTGGTAAAAAACTTGGACTTAAAGATGAAGAACTTGAAATTTTAAAAAATTCCTCATATCTTCATGACCTTGGTAAATTAGGAATTAAAGATGATATTTTATTAAAACCCGGAAAATTAAATAAAGAAGAATTTGAAATTATTAAACAGCATCCTTTAATAACACTGAAAATACTTGAGCCATTGAATCTCCGAAAAGAAGAAATAGAAGCATGTCTTTATCATCATGAGAGAATAGACGGAAGTGGTTATCCTTTTGGATTAAAAGATGAAAAAATTCCTATATATGCTAAAATAATTGCAGTGGCAGATGCTTATAGTGCCATGACTTCGGAAAGACCTTATAGAAATAAGATGAGTAAAGAAGAGGCAATAGAAGAGTTAAGAAGATGTGCAGGTATATATTTTGACAGAGATATTGTGGAACTTTTTATAGAGATTATTAATCAAAAAGAGGAGGTGATATAA
- a CDS encoding sigma-54 dependent transcriptional regulator has product MNKILVIDDEEGVRESLKFALKDNYKVFLSASGKEGIFFIEKENPDLIILDIILPDIDGINLLKEIKKNYKETPVIMLTAISQIKTAVEAMKLGAVDYIPKPFDIEELILVIEKALKTKELCTQIEILKEEIQAEYPLDTLIYESDEMKKVIEVAEKSAMTDTPVLIMGPTGVGKELIARYIHEKSSRKNQPFVPVHCAAIPETLFESEIFGYEKGAFTNAFKSKKGKIEIAGSGTLFLDEISEIPLNIQIKLLRFLEEKKFTPLGSNEFIESNARIISASSKDLKEEIEKGRFRDDLYYRLCVIPIIIPPLRERKRDILPLVDYYINFYRKKFYSKIKSFSDEVREIFLNYDWPGNVRELKNIIERIFVLNSEKNIINIEDLPEELKKKQNSFTCFKEVIENLEKELIIKALKETNWNQTKAAEKLKLTRRVLRYKIQKYGLLKDERKNTDN; this is encoded by the coding sequence ATGAATAAAATATTGGTTATAGACGATGAAGAAGGTGTAAGAGAATCATTAAAATTTGCTCTTAAAGATAATTATAAAGTTTTCCTATCTGCCAGTGGGAAAGAGGGAATATTTTTTATAGAAAAAGAAAATCCTGATTTAATAATTTTAGATATAATTCTTCCAGATATAGATGGAATTAATCTATTAAAAGAAATTAAGAAAAATTATAAAGAAACTCCCGTAATTATGTTGACAGCAATTTCTCAAATAAAAACAGCAGTTGAGGCTATGAAGTTGGGAGCAGTAGATTATATACCAAAACCATTTGATATAGAAGAACTTATTCTTGTGATTGAAAAAGCATTAAAAACAAAAGAATTATGTACTCAGATAGAAATATTAAAGGAAGAAATACAGGCAGAATATCCTTTAGATACATTAATATATGAAAGTGATGAAATGAAAAAAGTTATTGAAGTTGCAGAAAAGAGTGCTATGACAGATACCCCTGTTTTGATTATGGGGCCTACGGGTGTGGGAAAAGAATTGATAGCCAGATACATACATGAAAAAAGTTCAAGAAAAAACCAACCATTTGTTCCTGTTCACTGTGCTGCAATACCTGAAACATTGTTTGAAAGTGAAATATTTGGATATGAAAAAGGTGCTTTTACAAATGCATTTAAAAGTAAAAAGGGTAAAATTGAAATTGCAGGTTCTGGCACATTATTTTTAGATGAAATAAGCGAAATTCCGTTAAATATTCAGATAAAACTTTTAAGGTTTTTAGAAGAGAAAAAATTTACACCTCTTGGAAGTAATGAATTTATAGAAAGTAATGCAAGAATTATATCAGCAAGTTCAAAAGATTTGAAAGAAGAAATAGAAAAAGGAAGGTTTAGAGATGATTTGTATTATAGGTTATGTGTAATTCCAATTATAATACCGCCTTTAAGAGAAAGAAAAAGAGATATACTTCCTCTTGTAGATTATTATATAAACTTTTACAGAAAGAAATTTTATAGTAAAATAAAAAGTTTTAGTGACGAAGTTAGAGAAATTTTTTTAAACTATGATTGGCCTGGAAATGTAAGAGAATTAAAAAATATAATTGAAAGAATTTTTGTTTTAAACAGTGAAAAGAATATAATAAATATTGAGGATTTACCAGAAGAATTAAAAAAGAAACAGAATTCTTTTACTTGTTTTAAAGAAGTAATAGAAAATTTAGAAAAGGAATTAATAATAAAGGCATTAAAAGAAACAAATTGGAATCAAACAAAAGCGGCTGAAAAATTAAAATTAACAAGGAGAGTTTTAAGATATAAAATTCAAAAATATGGACTTTTAAAAGATGAAAGAAAGAATACTGATAATTGA
- a CDS encoding PAS domain S-box protein, which produces MKYLMIVSEDESIVESLRIILKDYIVEKVLPIEMIEKIRERSPFLVFLDTYLNKMDPCELIDKIHQENEKILIVPLISSYDKNTRKIIEKNIFEIIEKPYLIEKIFFILKKAEGWTELNLEKEMNKTGHVKEVEKFENEKIEKSDILFQMLFHCVTENFLNTEKVCDEIVKILRRYFFFNYISIFLRDDDFFKPYSSIGIDEKIYNEIKLTSDDPVIKFIKDGKIFDLRKEVINIDLKNFASILKCSLVFPLKTFKGKLIGFLTIGEKCINEEITKEEILLLNILSDYLAIVFDNFFLYNEINYQEKYQEFVFQNLPAGIIGVDKEGRINLLNKEGEKILKVSFSELKGKKIEKVGSQIADFLRRSLLFGEVISRVEFEFIPTKEILGMSTNVIRDNNDNIIGVVGIFQNLTNIKEIEKKEKDFERNRFWRVISSRLSHELKNPLVAINTFAQMLPSMYDDKEFREKFSVVVVNEIKKINEIVDWINKIGDSVELKKEVLSLSDFIENFINETKIEKKNHLYITEKIEGDILKLKEAFNYIMDFIKEDVGNSGKIVIESNKKNKNAVIILCENGKNIFFEKEDEIFMPFNTKLKTSLSIKILLAKKIIEAHQGTLNVEFKSDCKDFIITLPLKNE; this is translated from the coding sequence ATGAAATATCTTATGATAGTGAGTGAAGATGAGTCAATTGTTGAATCATTGAGGATAATTCTGAAGGATTATATTGTTGAGAAGGTTTTACCCATAGAAATGATTGAGAAAATAAGAGAAAGAAGTCCTTTTTTGGTTTTTCTTGACACTTACTTAAATAAAATGGACCCCTGTGAATTGATAGATAAGATTCATCAGGAAAATGAAAAAATACTAATAGTCCCCCTAATTTCATCTTATGATAAAAATACAAGAAAAATAATTGAAAAAAATATTTTTGAAATTATTGAAAAACCATATTTGATTGAAAAGATTTTTTTTATTTTAAAAAAAGCTGAGGGATGGACAGAACTTAATTTGGAAAAAGAAATGAATAAAACTGGACATGTAAAAGAAGTTGAAAAATTTGAAAATGAAAAAATAGAAAAGAGTGATATACTTTTTCAAATGCTTTTTCATTGTGTCACTGAAAATTTTTTAAATACAGAAAAAGTTTGTGATGAAATTGTGAAAATTTTGAGAAGATATTTCTTTTTTAATTATATTTCAATTTTTCTTAGAGATGACGATTTCTTTAAACCTTATTCTTCAATTGGTATAGATGAAAAGATTTATAATGAGATAAAATTAACTTCCGATGACCCAGTGATAAAATTTATAAAAGATGGAAAAATCTTTGATTTAAGGAAGGAAGTTATAAATATTGACTTAAAAAATTTTGCCTCTATTCTAAAATGTTCATTGGTTTTTCCATTGAAAACTTTTAAAGGGAAATTGATAGGTTTCCTAACCATTGGAGAGAAGTGTATAAATGAGGAAATAACTAAAGAAGAAATTTTACTTTTAAATATTCTTTCTGATTATCTTGCGATTGTTTTTGACAACTTTTTTCTTTACAATGAAATAAATTACCAAGAAAAATATCAGGAGTTTGTTTTTCAAAACTTACCAGCAGGTATTATAGGCGTTGATAAAGAAGGTAGAATTAATCTTTTGAATAAAGAAGGAGAAAAAATTTTAAAAGTTTCTTTTTCTGAACTTAAAGGAAAAAAAATAGAAAAAGTTGGTTCCCAAATTGCTGATTTTTTAAGAAGGTCTCTATTATTTGGAGAAGTTATTTCAAGAGTAGAATTTGAGTTTATACCAACAAAAGAAATACTTGGTATGAGTACAAATGTCATAAGAGATAATAATGATAACATTATAGGAGTTGTTGGAATTTTTCAAAATCTTACAAACATTAAAGAAATAGAAAAAAAAGAAAAAGATTTTGAAAGAAATAGATTCTGGAGAGTCATTTCTTCCAGATTATCTCATGAGTTAAAAAATCCTCTTGTTGCAATAAATACTTTTGCACAGATGTTACCATCTATGTACGATGATAAAGAATTTCGTGAAAAGTTTTCTGTTGTTGTGGTTAATGAAATAAAAAAGATAAATGAAATTGTGGATTGGATAAATAAAATAGGAGATTCTGTTGAGTTAAAAAAAGAGGTATTATCTTTAAGTGATTTTATAGAAAATTTTATTAATGAAACAAAAATAGAGAAAAAAAATCATCTTTATATAACAGAAAAAATAGAAGGAGATATTTTAAAGTTGAAAGAAGCATTCAATTATATAATGGATTTTATAAAAGAAGACGTTGGGAATTCCGGAAAGATTGTGATTGAATCTAATAAAAAAAATAAAAATGCAGTGATTATTTTATGTGAAAATGGAAAAAATATATTTTTTGAAAAAGAAGATGAAATTTTTATGCCGTTTAATACCAAGTTGAAAACCTCACTTTCTATAAAAATTCTTCTTGCAAAAAAAATTATTGAAGCACATCAGGGAACATTAAATGTAGAATTTAAATCTGATTGTAAAGATTTTATTATAACTTTACCATTAAAAAATGAATAA
- a CDS encoding ATP-binding protein translates to KAQMEKFFNREEKKMQGVNFREFLPSQIIPIVEKKLSIDSQDIEEKEIKMNISNKNYIFRIIVVPLFENNKSLGVQVIFSDMTQIKQLEEEIRRTEKLASLGVMAAGLAHEIKNPLVAIKTFADLFPKRYNDSEFREVYAKVLNEEIDRINNLVEQVLLFAKPQILKFEQVNLTELLNSTLTLLNFQFSDKKVKIIKNLPNQDIIIKGDREKLKQVFINILMNSYEALNNKDGIIDITLTENENKIEVIISDNGTGIKKEIMNKIFDPFFTTKQKGTGLGLSIVLRIIEEHKGKIKVESNVNEGTKVFIEIPRIRDENEISYDSE, encoded by the coding sequence TAAGGCACAAATGGAAAAATTTTTTAATAGAGAAGAGAAAAAAATGCAAGGCGTGAACTTTAGAGAATTTCTGCCCAGCCAGATTATTCCTATTGTGGAAAAAAAACTTTCTATTGATAGTCAAGATATAGAAGAAAAAGAAATAAAAATGAATATAAGCAATAAAAACTATATATTTCGGATAATAGTTGTTCCACTTTTTGAAAATAATAAATCCCTTGGAGTTCAGGTTATCTTTTCAGATATGACTCAGATAAAACAACTTGAAGAAGAAATAAGAAGGACAGAAAAACTAGCTTCCCTTGGAGTTATGGCAGCCGGACTTGCTCATGAAATCAAAAATCCACTTGTGGCTATAAAAACATTTGCAGACCTTTTCCCTAAAAGATATAATGATTCAGAATTCAGAGAAGTGTATGCAAAAGTTCTAAATGAGGAAATAGATAGAATAAATAATCTTGTGGAACAGGTTCTTCTTTTTGCAAAACCACAGATTTTGAAGTTTGAACAGGTCAATTTAACTGAGTTATTGAATTCAACTTTAACTCTTTTAAATTTTCAATTTTCTGATAAAAAAGTAAAAATAATTAAAAATTTGCCTAACCAAGATATTATAATAAAAGGGGATAGAGAAAAATTAAAACAGGTTTTTATAAATATTTTAATGAATAGTTATGAAGCACTGAATAATAAAGATGGTATAATAGATATAACTTTAACTGAAAACGAAAATAAAATAGAAGTTATAATTAGTGATAATGGTACAGGAATAAAAAAAGAAATTATGAATAAAATTTTTGACCCATTTTTTACTACAAAACAGAAAGGAACAGGTTTAGGTTTATCAATTGTTTTGAGAATAATAGAGGAACATAAAGGAAAAATTAAAGTGGAAAGCAATGTTAATGAAGGAACAAAAGTATTTATTGAAATTCCCAGAATAAGGGATGAAAATGAAATATCTTATGATAGTGAGTGA